DNA sequence from the Deinococcus seoulensis genome:
GGAGCGGTCGCGCGCCGCGGATGACGCGAACCCGTTCGACCTGACGTTCCGCACGCTGGTGCGTGCCCGGTCAGGCTGAGCGTGCGGAACGTCCGCCGCGCTGTCCGCGTGTCGCGGGGCGGCCCTGTATGCTGCGGCCATGAGTCACATGCAACTGGTGCAGGAGCAGCGCGGTAACGGCCTGACGCTCCGCGTGCACGCCCTGACGCACGTCACGCGGTTCTCGCAGGGCAGTGACGGCCTGAACGAGACGCGCGACATGGACGGCCGTTTCACCGTCGAGGCCGAACTGCACGGCAGCGGCGTGCTGATCGAGCCGGGCGCGTTCCAGTACTCGGTGGGGCAGGTGCAGGCAGCCGTGGAGCAGCAGCAGCAGGGCGGGTTCCTGCGGCGCGCCATGGCGACGGCCGGGACGGGCGAGAGTGCCTTCGCCACGCGCTTCACCGGGCAGGGGAAGGTCTGGACGGAACCCACGCGGCGGCACTTCATCATCGCGGAATCCACCGGGGACGCCGGGGACGACATGATCCTGGACGACAGGGCCTTCTACCTCGCGCAGGACACCATGCAGC
Encoded proteins:
- a CDS encoding AIM24 family protein gives rise to the protein MSHMQLVQEQRGNGLTLRVHALTHVTRFSQGSDGLNETRDMDGRFTVEAELHGSGVLIEPGAFQYSVGQVQAAVEQQQQGGFLRRAMATAGTGESAFATRFTGQGKVWTEPTRRHFIIAESTGDAGDDMILDDRAFYLAQDTMQLGVHTHTSVSGALSGNGLRQPKLTGRGIFVVESPVPVSEVEVIELNGSDSVIVDGDMILMYSASLRVELRPLVRGIRNAMRSGEGLVFVISGKGTVFLTPTHRNVSVAHTGLT